Proteins encoded together in one Nocardioides marinisabuli window:
- a CDS encoding AAA family ATPase, giving the protein MSSPLSVAEAGRRAAEVLVEVERVVIGKHEQLETVLAGILAKGHVLLEDVPGLGKTLAARSLAQALGLDFARAQFTPDLLPADLTGSFIYDQRSREFEFRRGPVFTGLLLADEVNRTPPKTQAALLEAMQERQVTVEGRTFVLPEPFHVVATANPVEHEGTYPLPEAQLDRFLLRVSFGYPTADEEYAVLTGRLGRRREEVVLDPVTDAAGLLAMQAAVEGVEVDESVGRYCVALATATRTHPQVLTGASPRGSLALVLVARALAVLRGRDYVVPEDVKAVAAPVLAHRIQLRPELWMSDASTEQVVATVLSSVPTPATLEPA; this is encoded by the coding sequence ATGTCGTCACCCCTGTCCGTCGCCGAGGCCGGACGTCGAGCCGCCGAGGTCCTCGTCGAGGTCGAGCGCGTCGTGATCGGCAAGCACGAGCAGCTCGAGACCGTGCTGGCGGGGATCCTGGCCAAGGGCCACGTCCTGCTCGAGGACGTGCCCGGCCTCGGCAAGACCCTGGCCGCGCGCAGCCTGGCCCAGGCCCTGGGCCTCGACTTCGCCCGCGCCCAGTTCACCCCCGACCTGCTGCCGGCCGACCTGACCGGCTCCTTCATCTACGACCAGCGCAGCCGGGAGTTCGAGTTCCGCCGCGGCCCGGTCTTCACGGGGCTGCTGCTGGCCGACGAGGTCAACCGGACCCCGCCCAAGACCCAGGCCGCGCTGCTGGAGGCGATGCAGGAGCGCCAGGTCACCGTCGAGGGCCGCACGTTCGTGCTGCCCGAGCCGTTCCACGTCGTGGCGACCGCCAACCCGGTCGAGCACGAGGGCACCTACCCGCTGCCCGAGGCGCAGCTCGACCGCTTCCTGCTGCGCGTCTCCTTCGGCTACCCCACCGCCGACGAGGAGTACGCCGTGCTCACCGGTCGGCTCGGGCGGCGCCGCGAGGAGGTCGTGCTCGACCCGGTGACCGACGCGGCCGGGCTGCTGGCCATGCAGGCGGCCGTCGAGGGCGTCGAGGTCGACGAGAGCGTCGGGCGCTACTGCGTCGCCCTGGCCACCGCCACCCGCACGCACCCGCAGGTGCTGACCGGGGCCTCGCCGCGCGGCTCGCTGGCGCTGGTGCTGGTCGCCCGGGCCCTCGCGGTGCTGCGCGGGCGCGACTACGTGGTGCCCGAGGACGTCAAGGCCGTGGCGGCCCCGGTGCTGGCGCACCGGATCCAGCTGCGGCCCGAGCTGTGGATGTCGGACGCCTCGACCGAGCAGGTCGTGGCCACGGTGCTCTCGTCGGTGCCGACGCCGGCCACCCTGGAACCCGCGTGA